In Rhodothermus profundi, the genomic stretch GGCCGGAGGTAGGAAGCCATGCGGAGTGATGCGGCCCCGCTGACCTGTTTCCAGAAAGGACAATACGTACAGATCGAGTGGCTGGCTCTCGACGAGGCGGAGGCGCAGCGGCTGCGTGAGCTGGGCGTGCGCGAAGGCTGCCGGGCGTGCGTGATGCTCAACGCAGACAAGTGCATCCTCGGGCTGGGTGCCTGCCGATTAGCCCTGCAACGCGAAGTGGCCATGCGGC encodes the following:
- a CDS encoding FeoA family protein, whose amino-acid sequence is MRSDAAPLTCFQKGQYVQIEWLALDEAEAQRLRELGVREGCRACVMLNADKCILGLGACRLALQREVAMRLFAVPA